A single region of the Glycine max cultivar Williams 82 chromosome 20, Glycine_max_v4.0, whole genome shotgun sequence genome encodes:
- the LOC100817001 gene encoding trihelix transcription factor DF1 produces MYIQAHIHIHKIKRHLKNLKEFTTLFALFIFLIFLLLSAAVSNCCGAVLAKRERERDPKETMLGDSALLGGGGGEGGASADVVAATATHDATTTTTTGGGGGGSNNSGDDERGRIEEGERSFGGNRWPRQETLALLRIRSDMDVAFRDASVKGPLWEEVSRKMAELGYHRSSKKCKEKFENVYKYHKRTKEGRSGKQDGKTYRFFDQLQALENHSPTPHSPNPSSKPLQSAPSRVVATTTASSMSLPIPTPTTTVPMQPILSNTIPTSSVPNITVPSTTILPITIPQPILTTPSINLTIPSYPPSNPTNFPPPSNPTPPLSFPTDTFSNSTSSSSTSSDETLERRRKRKRKWKDFFERLMKEVIEKQEELQKKFLEAIEKREHDRIAREEAWRVQEMQRINREREILAQERSIAAAKDAAVMSFLQKIAEQQNLGQALTNINLVQPQPQLQPQPPVQQQVTPPNIVPAPMQQPLPVIVTQPVVLPVVSQVTNMEIMKADNNNNNNNNNNCENFLPPSSSRWPKVEVQALIKLRTSMDEKYQENGPKGPLWEEISASMKKLGYNRNAKRCKEKWENINKYFKKVKESNKRRPEDSKTCPYFHQLDALYRQKHKAEESTAAAKAESAVAPLMVQPEQQWPPQQQDDRDITMEDMENEDDEYEEEREGEEEEEEDEEDEEGGGGNYEIVANKTSGGGGAAASVGASTE; encoded by the exons ATGTATATACAAgcacatatacatatacacaaaataaaaaggcatctaaaaaatttgaaagaattcaCCACCCTTTTTGCtctgtttatatttttaatttttctcctGCTCTCAGCTGCTGTAAGTAATTGTTGCGGTGCTGTTTTGGcaaagagggagagagagagagacccaAAAGAGACTATGCTCGGGGACTCAGCTCTGttgggaggaggaggaggagaaggtgGTGCCTCCGCCGATGTAGTGGCGGCGACCGCCACGCATGATGCGACAACGACGACGACGACCGGAGGAGGCGGTGGCGGATCAAATAATTCGGGGGACGATGAGAGGGGTAGAATCGAAGAAGGTGAACGTAGCTTCGGCGGTAACCGGTGGCCGCGACAAGAGACTTTGGCTTTGTTAAGGATACGCTCCGACATGGACGTGGCGTTTCGAGATGCAAGTGTTAAAGGTCCCTTGTGGGAAGAAGTATCCAG GAAAATGGCAGAGCTTGGGTATCACAGAAGCTCCAAGAAGTGCAAAGAAAAATTCGAGAACGTGTACAAGTACCACAAGAGAACCAAAGAAGGTCGAAGTGGGAAACAAGATGGAAAAACATATCGTTTCTTTGATCAACTACAAGCCCTTGAGAACCACTCTCCAACACCCCATTCCCCCAACCCTTCATCAAAACCACTACAATCAGCACCATCAAGAGTAGTAGCAACAACAACTGCATCATCAATGTCACTACCAATTCcaacaccaacaacaacagTGCCAATGCAGCCAATATTGTCCAACACTATACCCACAAGTAGTGTCCCCAATATCACTGTTCCATCAACAACAATACTCCCTATAACCATACCTCAACCCATTCTCACCACCCCATCAATAAACCTCACAATCCCTTCTTACCCTCCATCAAACCCTACCAATTTCCCACCGCCATCAAACCCTACCCCACCACTCTCTTTCCCCACCGACACCTTCTCCAATtccacctcctcctcctccacctccTCCGACGAAACATTGGAAAGGAGACGCAAGAGGAAgcgcaaatggaaggatttcttcGAGAGACTGATGAAGGAAGTGATCGAGAAGCAAGAGGAGCTACAAAAGAAGTTCTTGGAAGCAATAGAGAAACGCGAACACGACAGAATAGCAAGAGAAGAAGCATGGAGAGTACAAGAGATGCAAAGAATcaatagagaaagagaaatcTTAGCACAAGAAAGGTCCATAGCCGCAGCCAAAGACGCAGCCGTTATGTCATTCCTTCAAAAAATAGCCGAACAACAAAACCTCGGTCAAGCGTTGACCAACATCAACCTCGTACAACCACAACCACAACTACAACCACAACCACCGGTACAACAACAAGTGACACCACCTAATATAGTACCAGCTCCTATGCAACAACCACTGCCTGTGATTGTTACACAGCCTGTGGTGTTGCCAGTGGTATCACAAGTGACCAATATGGAGATAATGAAAGccgataataataacaacaataacaataataacaactGCGAAAATTTCTTGCCACCGAGTTCTTCTCGGTGGCCGAAAGTGGAGGTTCAGGCATTGATAAAGCTTCGAACGAGCATGGATGAGAAGTATCAAGAGAATGGACCAAAGGGTCCCCTCTGGGAGGAGATCTCAGCCTCAATGAAGAAGCTGGGGTACAACCGAAACGCGAAAAGGTGCAAGGAGAAATGGGAGAACATCAACAAGTACttcaagaaagtgaaggaaagcAACAAGCGGAGACCGGAAGATTCCAAGACGTGCCCTTATTTCCACCAGCTGGACGCGCTGTACAGGCAGAAGCACAAAGCCGAAGAGAGCACCGCGGCGGCGAAGGCGGAGAGCGCGGTGGCACCGTTGATGGTGCAGCCGGAGCAGCAATGGCCACCTCAGCAGCAGGATGATAGGGACATCACAATGGAAGACATGGAGAACGAAGATGATGAATATGAGGAAGAGAGGgaaggagaggaagaagaagaagaggatgaagaggatgaagaaggtGGTGGTGGGAACTATGAGATAGTGGCAAACAAAACAAGTGGCGGTGGTGGTGCTGCTGCTTCAGTGGGGGCTTCAACGGAGTAG